One genomic region from Pagrus major chromosome 24, Pma_NU_1.0 encodes:
- the LOC141020410 gene encoding NLR family CARD domain-containing protein 3-like, with translation MVKTYKLRGAVKVTKQVLQDIPRIDLLQNLPETSSGSEVSVDVKDAGGASENRGASSSQTEGSHSAVCQRKLKSDLQKKFQCVFEGIAKAGNPTLLNQIYTELYITEGGTAEVNDEHEVRQIETASRKPDRPETTVRQEDIFKASPGRDEPIRTVMTKGVAGIGKTVLTQKFTLDWAEDKANQDIQFTFPFTFRELNVLKEKKFSLVELVHHFFTETKEISRFEEFQVVFIFDGLDECRLPLDFHNTEILTDVTESTSVDVLLTNLIRGKLLPSARLWITTRPAAANQIPPECVHVVTEVRGFNDPQKEEYFRKRFRDEEQASRIISHIKTSRSLHIMCHIPVFCWITATVLENVLKTREGGELPKTLTQMYIHFLVVQAKRKKVKYDGGAETDPHWTPESKKMIEFLGKLAFEQLQKGKLIFYESDLTECGIDIRAASVYSGVFTQIFKEESGLYQDKVFCFVHLSVQEFLAALHVHLTFINSGVNLMSEEKTAANQSAETRFYQSAVDEALQSQNGHLDLFLRFLLGLSLQTNQTLLRGLQTQTGSSSQTNQETVSYIKNKFEETLPAERSINLFHCLNELNDRSLVEKIQQSLRSGSLSTDKLSPAQWSALVFILLSSEKDLDVFDLKKYSASQEALLRLLPVVKASNKALLSGCNLSERSCEALSSVLSSQSSSLRELDLSNNDLQDSGVKQLSAGLESPHCNLESLRLSGCLITEEGCTSLASALDSNPSHLRELDLSYNHPGDSGVKLLSARLEDPGWRLDTLRVEPAGVRWLTPGLRKYSCELTVDTNTVNREIKLSDNNRKMTRVREDQSYPDHPERFESPQLLCRTGLTGRCYWEVEWSGGVNMSVSYRRIRRRGDRDCLFGQNDHSWSLDCFDDGRYSVWHNDSRTLISSSSSSSSSSSSSSSSSSSSVSNRVAVYVDCPAGTLSFYRVSSDSLIHLHTFSTTFTEPLYPGFGLLWLSSGSSVCLCGV, from the exons ATGGTGAAAACCTATAAACTGCGTGGAGCTGTGAAGGTGACCAAGCAGGTTTTACAGGACATACCCAGGATTGACCTGCTGCAGAACCTGCCAGAAACCAGCTCAGGATCAGAAG tgtcagTGGATGTGAAAGATGCTGGAGGAGCTTCAGAGAACAGAGGAGCGTCCTCCTCTCAGACTGAAG GAAGTCATTCTGCAGTTTGTCAGCGTAAACTCAAATCTgaccttcagaagaagttccagtgtgtgtttgaggggatcgctaaagcaggaaacccaacccttctgaatcagatctacacagagctctacatcacagagggagggactgcagaggtcaatgatgaacatgaggtcagacagattgaaacagcatccaggaaaccagacagaccagaaacaacagtcagacaagaagacatctttaaagcctcacctggaagagatgaaccaatcagaacagtgatgacaaagggagtggctggcatcgggaaaacagtcttaacacagaagttcactctggactgggctgaagacaaagccaaccaggacatacagttcacatttccattcaccttcagagagctgaatgtgctgaaagagaaaaagttcagcttggtggagcttgttcatcacttcttcactgaaaccaaagaaatcagcaggtttgaagagttccaggttgtgttcatctttgacggtctggatgagtgtcgacttcctctggacttccacaacactgagatcctgactgatgttacagagtccacctcagtggatgtgctgctgacaaacctcatcagggggaaactgcttccctctgctcgcctctggataaccacacgacctgcagcagccaatcagatccctcctgagtgtgttcacgtggtgacagaggtcagagggttcaatgacccacagaaggaggagtacttcaggaagagattcagagatgaggagcaggccagcagaatcatctcccacatcaagacatcacgaagcctccacatcatgtgccacatcccagtcttctgctggatcactgctacagttctggagaatgtgttgaagaccagagagggaggagagctgcccaagaccctgacacagatgtacatccacttcctggtggttcaggcCAAACGGAAGAAggtcaagtatgatggaggagctgagacagatccacactggactccagagagcaaGAAGATGATTGAGtttctgggaaaactggcttttgagcagctgcagaaaggaaaactgatcttctatgaatcagacctgacagagtgtggcatcgatatcagagcagcctcagtgtactcaggagtgttcacacagatctttaaagaggagagtggactgtaccaggacaaggtgttctgcttcgtccatctgagtgttcaggagtttctggctgctcttcatgtccatctgacattcatcaactctggagtcaatctcatgtcagaggaaaaaacagcagccaatcaATCTGCAGAGACACGTttctaccagagtgctgtggacgaggccttacagagtcaAAATGGACACCTtgacttgttcctccgcttcctcctgggtctttcactgcagaccaatcagactctCCTGCGaggtctgcagacacagacaggaagtagctcacagaccaatcaggaaacagtcAGTTACATCAAGAATAAGTTTGAAGAGACTCTGcctgcagagagaagcatcaatctgttccactgccTGAATGAACTGAACGATCGTTCTCTAGTGGAGAAGATCCAACAGTCCCTgagatcaggaagtctctccacagataaactgtctcctgctcagtggtcagctctggtcttcatcttactgtcatcagaaaaagatttggacgtgtttgacctgaagaaatactctgcttcacaggaggctcttctgaggctgctgccagtggtcaaagcctccaacaaagctct ACTGAGTGGCTgtaacctctcagagagaagctgtgaagctctgtcctcagttctcagttcccagtcctctagtctgagagagctggacctgagtaacaacgacctgcaggattcaggagtgaagcagctgtcggctggactggagagtccacacTGCAATCTGGAAAGTTTGAG gctgtcaggctgtctgatcacagaggaaggctgtacttctctggcctcagctctggactccaacccctcccatctgagagagctggacctgagctacaatcatccaggagactcaggagtgaagctgctgtctgctcgaCTGGAGGATCCAggctggagactggacactctcag ggtggagcctgctggagtccgatggttgacaccaggtctgaggaagt attcctgtgagctcacagtcgacacaaacacagtcaacagagagatcaaactgtctgacaacaacaggaagatgacACGTGTGAGAGAGGATCAGtcatatcctgatcatccagagaggtttgagtctcctcagctgctgtgtagaactggtctgactggtcgctgttactgggaggtcgagtggagcGGAGGAGTTAATATGtcagtgagttacagaagaatcagaaggagaggagacagagactgtTTGTTTGGACAGAATGATCACTCCTGGAGTCTGGACTGCTTTGATGATGGTCGTTACTCTGTCTGGCACAATGACAGTAGAAcactcatctcctcctcctcctcctcctcctcctcctcctcctcctcctcctcctcctcctcctcctctgtctctaacagagtagcagtgtatgtggactgtcctgctggcactctgtccttctacagagtctcctctgactcactgatccacctccacaccttcagcaccacattcactgaacctctttatcctggattTGGGCTCTTGTGGCTCAGTTCTGgttcctcagtgtgtctgtgtggtgtttag